One window of the Manihot esculenta cultivar AM560-2 chromosome 14, M.esculenta_v8, whole genome shotgun sequence genome contains the following:
- the LOC110600021 gene encoding protein PHYTOCHROME KINASE SUBSTRATE 1: MDGESKSTDLPDLRDASFAYLTAVQQNYVLKLTETAEFPTPDIISTQETSIQKNSEKTKPGEGEITVFGAEEYFNMKLDDESAGNTDANGGKYPHEKIENGDELHLSRPKSRLGTSSVNSDQSSWNSQTALLTNSLRTSSHSRKKRVNGRWFFPGFACNGSCFHGKSVYLDKSIPHGDLQVAGDPIMLEGAKQSRSRLPVKDEFRRPSLEKTSTGSNGEDCLVLSTVNSAVQNLVVKGQKQKSLEEDPRKSLDVFGSHMVKREDIVSNLERKLSVLTWDAIPFPKARNLPTTSASSQVYEEAESDASSDLFEIENISCSTQPPFRKQTSDGLSGCMTPPSRYEPSETSIEWSVVTASAADFSAVSDYHEKKPAEISIKSAGLTSSPRTRRPKSLLGCTNEKAIEVAESAYKRNEKTKPHLHHQTSMPVTRKLPADSKVKDFAFP, from the coding sequence ATGGATGGCGAAAGCAAGAGTACAGATCTTCCTGATCTTCGAGATGCCTCATTTGCTTATCTTACTGCAGTACAGCAGAACTATGTACTTAAGCTAACAGAGACAGCTGAGTTTCCTACTCCTGACATAATCTCAACTCAAGAGACTTCCATTCAGAAAAACTCGGAGAAAACTAAGCCTGGAGAAGGTGAAATCACTGTCTTTGGGGCTGAGGAATACTTCAACATGAAACTTGATGATGAAAGTGCAGGAAACACAGATGCTAATGGAGGGAAGTATCCGCATGAGAAAATAGAGAACGGGGATGAACTTCACCTTTCGAGGCCAAAAAGCAGGTTAGGGACTTCAAGTGTCAATTCTGATCAATCAAGCTGGAATAGCCAAACTGCTTTATTAACAAATTCTCTGAGAACATCATCTCATAGCAGGAAGAAGAGAGTGAATGGAAGATGGTTCTTTCCTGGGTTTGCCTGCAATGGATCTTGTTTCCATGGGAAATCTGTTTATTTAGATAAAAGTATTCCTCATGGTGATCTTCAAGTTGCCGGAGACCCTATCATGCTAGAGGGAGCAAAACAGTCTCGATCAAGGCTTCCAGTGAAAGATGAGTTTCGCAGGCCAAGTTTAGAAAAGACGAGCACTGGCTCCAACGGAGAAGACTGTTTAGTATTATCAACTGTGAACTCTGCGGTGCAAAACCTGGTAGTTAAAGGACAGAAGCAGAAGAGCCTAGAAGAAGATCCACGAAAATCACTGGACGTGTTTGGCTCCCATATGGTAAAGAGGGAAGATATAGTATCAAATTTAGAAAGGAAGCTCTCTGTTCTAACTTGGGATGCCATTCCATTTCCGAAGGCACGAAATCTGCCTACAACTTCTGCGAGTAGTCAAGTGTATGAAGAAGCAGAAAGTGATGCAAGTTCAGACCTGTTCGAGATAGAGAACATATCCTGCAGTACACAGCCACCGTTCAGGAAACAAACTTCTGATGGCTTGTCCGGCTGCATGACACCCCCAAGCCGGTATGAGCCAAGCGAGACCAGCATTGAGTGGAGTGTTGTCACAGCCAGTGCTGCTGATTTCTCTGCTGTTTCAGATTACCATGAAAAGAAACCTGCAGAAATTAGCATAAAATCTGCTGGTTTAACATCATCGCCAAGGACCCGTCGCCCAAAGAGCCTATTGGGGTGCACGAATGAAAAAGCAATAGAAGTTGCTGAATCTGCATACAAAAGAAATGAGAAGACTAAGCCTCACTTGCATCACCAAACCTCCATGCCAGTGACAAGGAAGTTACCTGCTGATTCTAAGGTGAAAGATTTTGCTTTCCCTTGA
- the LOC110600020 gene encoding probable methyltransferase PMT2: MATKGNSGDHKTRSSVSIFIVVGLCGFFYILGAWQRSGFGKGDSIALEITKQTHCSILNNLNYQTSGDAGIVDGSGAEVKEIKPCDDKYIDYTPCHEQMRAMTFPRENMIYRERHCPPEKEKLQCLIPAPKGYANPFPWPKSRDYVPYANAPYKSLTIEKAVQNWIQYEGNVFRFPGGGTQFPHGADAYINQLASVIPMDNGMIRTALDTGCGVASWGAYLFKKNVIAMSFAPRDSHEAQVQFALERGVPAVIGVLGTIKLPYPSRAFDMAHCSRCLIPWGFNDGMYMMEVDRVLRPGGYWVLSGPPINWRNNYESWQRPKEELEEEQRKIEEVAKLLCWEKKHEMGEIAIWQKRINYDSCLELDPQPTMCQSTNTDDVWYKKMEACVTPYLKTNEPNEVAGAPWQPFQERLNAIPFRISSDSIPGVSVETYLEDTRLWKKHVNAYKRINKILDSGRYRNIMDMNAGMGGFAAALESPKLWVMNVMPTVAEKDTLGVIYERGLIGIYHDWCEAFSTYPRTYDLIHANGLFSLYKDKCNMEDILIELDRILRPEGAVILRDQMEVLIKVKRIVGGMRWNTKMVDHEDGPLVTEKVLFAVKQYWVAGEHNSTSSQ; the protein is encoded by the exons ATGGCGACTAAAGGGAACTCAGGAGACCATAAAACTAGGAGTTCAGTGTCAATTTTCATTGTAGTTGGATTATGCGGTTTCTTCTACATTTTGGGTGCATGGCAGCGAAGTGGCTTTGGAAAGGGTGATAGCATAGCTCTTGAGATCACCAAACAGACACACTGCAGCATTCTCAACAATTTGAATTATCAGACAAGTGGTGATGCAGGAATAGTTGATGGTTCTGGAGCTGAAGTGAAGGAGATTAAGCCATGTGATGACAAGTATATTGACTACACACCTTGCCACGAGCAAATGAGGGCAATGACATTTCCTCGAGAGAATATGATCTATAGGGAACGACATTGTCCCCCTGAAAAGGAGAAGCTTCAGTGCCTTATTCCAGCGCCCAAAGGATATGCAAACCCATTTCCATGGCCAAAGAGTCGTGACTATGTACCCTATGCAAATGCTCCTTACAAGAGCTTGACCATTGAGAAGGCTGTTCAGAATTGGATACAATATGAGGGTAATGTATTTAGGTTCCCAGGTGGTGGAACCCAGTTTCCTCATGGGGCTGATGCATATATCAATCAACTTGCATCTGTGATCCCTATGGACAATGGGATGATTAGAACTGCATTAGATACTGGATGTGGA GTTGCAAGTTGGGGTGCATACCTTTTCAAAAAGAATGTTATAGCCATGTCGTTTGCTCCAAGAGACTCTCATGAAGCACAAGTTCAATTTGCGTTGGAAAGAGGTGTTCCAGCTGTTATTGGTGTACTTGGAACTATCAAGCTGCCTTATCCTTCTAGAGCTTTTGACATGGCTCACTGTTCTCGTTGCCTGATACCATGGGGTTTCAATG ATGGAATGTATATGATGGAAGTTGATCGTGTTCTTAGACCTGGTGGTTATTGGGTGCTTTCTGGTCCTCCCATCAATTGGAGGAATAATTACGAATCATGGCAGCGTCCTAAAGAGGAGCTTGAGGAGGAGCAAAGGAAGATAGAAGAAGTTGCCAAACTTCTTTGCTGGGAAAAGAAACATGAGATGGGTGAAATAGCCATCTGgcaaaaaagaataaattatgaTTCTTGCCTTGAGCTAGACCCTCAGCCTACTATGTGCCAATCCACAAACACAGATGATGTGTG GTACAAGAAAATGGAAGCATGTGTAACTCCCTATCTTAAGACCAATGAGCCGAATGAAGTTGCTGGTGCTCCATGGCAGCCATTTCAAGAAAGACTTAATGCCATTCCTTTCAGAATATCTAGTGATTCTATTCCTGGAGTGTCTGTTGAGACATACCTGGAGGACACCCGTCTTTGGAAAAAGCATGTCAATGCTTATAAGAGAATAAACAAAATCCTCGACTCAGGGAGGTACCGCAATATCATGGATATGAATGCTGGTATGGGAGGTTTTGCTGCAGCCCTTGAATCTCCAAAATTGTGGGTTATGAATGTTATGCCTACAGTAGCTGAAAAAGACACCTTGGGTGTTATATACGAGCGCGGTTTAATTGGCATATATCATGATTG GTGTGAAGCCTTCTCCACATACCCAAGGACATATGACCTTATTCATGCAAATGGTTTGTTCAGCTTGTATAAGGATAA ATGCAACATGGAAGACATTCTTATTGAGTTGGATCGAATATTAAGACCTGAAGGAGCGGTCATACTCCGTGATCAAATGGAGGTGCTGATCAAGGTGAAGAGAATTGTTGGAGGAATGAGATGGAATACAAAAATGGTGGACCATGAGGATGGTCCACTTGTCACAGAAAAGGTCTTGTTTGCTGTGAAACAATATTGGGTTGCTGGAGAACACAATAGTACTTCCTCACAGTAA
- the LOC110630930 gene encoding putative pentatricopeptide repeat-containing protein At1g74580, translating to MTPALLPKHVAAVLKYQKDPLKALAIFNSVKKDGFKHTLLTYKCIIEKLGFHGEFEAMENVLMEMRANVDNSLLEGVYIVAMRNYGREGKVQEAVDVFERMDFYNCEPSVLSYNTAMNILVEYGYFKQAHKLYLRMKDKGIVSDVYTFTIRIKSFCRTKRPHAALRLLNNMPFQGCELNAVAYCTAISGFYEEDYQVEAYELFNMMLSMGIFPDIATFNKLINILCRKGHVQESEKLLNKVLKKGACPNLFTLNIFIQGLCRKGALDGAISLFDSVTREGLSPDVVTYNTLICGLCKNSKVVEAVNYLHKMVNKGLEPDGFTYNTIIDGFCKMGMTQEADKIMNDAIFKGFVPDEFTYGSLINGLCQDGDIDRALALFNEVLGKGIKCSIGLYNTLIKGLSQHGLILEALQLMNDMSEKGSSPDIWSYNIVINGLCKMGFVSDANNLMNDAIGKGYNPDIFTFNTLIDGYCKQLKLDNAIEILNSMLIHGITPDVITYNSVLNGLCKAGKSEDVMETFKMMMEKGCVPNIITYNILVENLCKARKVNEALDLLEEIRNKGMALDTVSFGTVISGFSNNGDLDGAYQLFRKMEQQYNVCHTVVTYNIMINAFSEKLDMHMAEKLFHEMRDKGCAPDSYSFRVMIDGFCKMGNVDSGYNFLLEKIKKGFIPSLTTFGRVINCLSVQHRVHEAVGIIRLIVHNGIVPEAVDTIFEADKKAIAAPKIVLEDLLKKSHITYYAYELLYDGIRDKKLQKKKLPSGS from the coding sequence ATGACTCCTGCTTTGCTTCCTAAACATGTAGCTGCTGTCCTAAAGTACCAAAAGGATCCCCTCAAAGCACTTGCGATTTTCAATTCTGTTAAGAAAGATGGTTTCAAGCACACGTTGTTAACTTATAAGTGCATAATTGAAAAGCTTGGGTTTCATGGTGAGTTTGAGGCTATGGAGAATGTGCTCATGGAGATGAGGGCAAATGTTGATAATAGTTTGTTGGAAGGAGTGTATATTGTAGCCATGAGAAACTATGGAAGGGAAGGGAAGGTTCAAGAAGCTGTTGATGTGTTTGAGAGGATGGACTTCTATAACTGTGAGCCGTCAGTTTTATCTTATAATACAGCCATGAACATATTAGTTGAGTATGGGTATTTCAAGCAAGCCCATAAACTGTATTTAAGGATGAAGGATAAAGGAATTGTTTCTGATGTTTATACTTTCACCATAAGGATAAAGTCATTTTGTAGGACAAAAAGGCCTCATGCAGCTTTACGGCTTCTTAACAACATGCCTTTTCAAGGGTGTGAGCTTAATGCAGTTGCATATTGTACCGCAATTAGTGGGTTCTACGAAGAAGACTATCAAGTTGAGGCATATGAATTGTTTAATATGATGCTTAGTATGGGTATCTTTCCTGATATTGCTACATTCAATAAGCTTATAAATATTCTTTGTCGGAAGGGGCATGTCCAAGAAAGTGAAAAACTGCTCAATAAGGTGCTCAAGAAGGGAGCATGCCCGAATTTGTTTACACTTAATATCTTCATCCAAGGGCTTTGCAGAAAAGGTGCACTTGATGGGGCTATCAGTTTGTTTGATAGTGTGACTAGGGAAGGGCTAAGTCCTGATGTTGTGACATACAACACATTAATCTGTGGATTATGTAAGAACTCCAAGGTTGTAGAAGCTGTGAACTATCTGCATAAAATGGTGAACAAGGGATTGGAGCCTGATGGCTTCACTTACAATACTATAATTGATGGATTTTGCAAAATGGGCATGACACAAGAAGCTGACAAGATTATGAATGATGCTATTTTCAAAGGATTTGTGCCTGATGAGTTCACATATGGCTCACTAATTAATGGGTTATGCCAGGACGGCGACATAGACCGTGCGCTGGCTCTTTTCAACGAGGTATTAGGGAAAGGAATAAAGTGTAGCATTGGTCTATATAACACACTTATTAAAGGGTTATCTCAGCATGGACTTATTTTGGAAGCATTGCAGCTAATGAATGACATGTCAGAAAAAGGTAGCAGCCCAGATATATGGAGTTATAATATAGTTATAAATGGTTTGTGCAAGATGGGTTTTGTCTCTGATGCCAATAATCTAATGAATGATGCCATTGGCAAAGGGTATAACCCAGACATTTTCACATTCAATACTTTGATTGATGGTTACTGTAAACAATTGAAGTTGGACAATGCAATTGAGATTCTAAACAGCATGTTGATCCATGGTATCACTCCTGATGTGATCACATATAATTCTGTATTGAATGGCCTCTGCAAGGCTGGGAAATCTGAAGATGTAATGGAAACGTTCAAAATGATGATGGAAAAAGGATGTGTGCCCAACATAATCACATATAATATACTTGTAGAGAACCTGTGTAAAGCTCGGAAGGTGAATGAGGCTCTGGACTTGCTGGAAGAAATAAGAAACAAGGGAATGGCCCTAGATACTGTTAGTTTTGGCACAGTGATAAGTGGTTTTTCCAATAATGGAGATTTGGATGGAGCCTACCAACTCTTTAGAAAAATGGAACAACAATATAATGTGTGTCACACTGTAGTGACCTACAATATCATGATCAATGCCTTCTCTGAAAAGCTAGATATGCATATGGCAGAAAAGCTTTTTCATGAGATGCGGGATAAAGGCTGTGCCCCAGACAGTTATAGTTTTCGTGTCATGATTGATGGCTTCTGTAAAATGGGAAATGTTGATTCTGGATATAATTTTCTCCTGGAAAAGATTAAGAAAGGGTTCATTCCGTCACTGACAACATTTGGACGGGTAATAAACTGTCTTAGTGTGCAGCACAGAGTTCATGAAGCAGTTGGTATTATTCGTCTTATCGTGCACAATGGGATTGTCCCCGAGGCTGTGGACACTATCTTTGAGGCTGATAAAAAGGCTATTGCAGCACCTAAGATAGTCTTGGAAGACTTGTTGAAGAAAAGTCATATAACATATTATGCATACGAACTTCTCTATGATGGCATTAGAGATAAGAAACTACAAAAGAAAAAGCTTCCAAGTGGGTCTTAG